One Thunnus thynnus chromosome 21, fThuThy2.1, whole genome shotgun sequence DNA segment encodes these proteins:
- the LOC137173047 gene encoding uncharacterized protein isoform X1, giving the protein MGFFIRWLLVSLLVVGGHQANAYRTGSAAYSGKYGDKEVPVPGYQPSSSFGSRGEQQQQVAESGYLPRQPRYLPQQPQVLRHLPQQPSYPLQQPQQPQVPQQPRYPSQLLSQLPQQPSYPPQQPQVPQQPSYQPQQPQVPQQPSYQPQQPQVPQQPSYQPQVPQVPQQPSYQPQVPQVPQQPSYQPQVPQVPQQPSYQPQVPQVPQQPSYQPQVPQVPQQPSKLPQQPRYQPQQPQRPQLPQQPSKLPQQPRYQPQQPQRPQVPQQPSKLPQQPRYQPQQPQRPQVPQQPSKLPQQPRYQPQQPQRPQVPQQPSKLPQQPRYQPQQPQRPQVPQQPRYRPQVPQQPRYQPQQPQRPQVPQQPRYQPQQPQRPQVPQQPSKLPQQPRYPLQKPQRPQVPQQPRYPLQKPQRPQVPQQPRYPSQQRRYPSQKPQRPQVPQQPRH; this is encoded by the exons ATGGGGTTTTTCATAAG ATGGTTGCTGGTGTCCCTGCTAGTTGTAGGAGGGCATCAAGCTAATG CTTACAGAACTGGATCAGCAGCCTACTCTGGGAAGTATGGTGACAAGGAAGTGCCAGTTCCAGGCTATCAACCATCAAGTAGCTTTGGCTCTAGAGGGGAACAACAGCAACAGGTGGCTGAGTCTGGTTACCTGCCCAGGCAACCTAGGTACCTGCCACAACAGCCACAGGTGCTACGCCATCTACCACAGCAACCCAGCTACCCACTCCAACAACCCCAGCAGCCACAGGTGCCTCAGCAACCTAGGTACCCTTCCCAGCTGCTAAGCCAACTACCTCAGCAGCCTAGCTACCCACCCCAGCAGCCGCAGGTGCCCCAGCAGCCTAGTTACCAGCCCCAGCAGCCGCAGGTGCCCCAGCAGCCTAGTTACCAGCCCCAGCAGCCGCAGGTGCCCCAGCAGCCTAGTTACCAGCCCCAGGTGCCGCAGGTGCCCCAGCAGCCTAGTTACCAGCCCCAGGTGCCGCAGGTGCCCCAGCAGCCAAGTTACCAGCCCCAGGTGCCGCAGGTGCCCCAGCAGCCAAGTTACCAGCCCCAGGTGCCGCAGGTGCCCCAGCAGCCAAGTTACCAGCCCCAGGTGCCGCAG GTGCCCCAGCAGCCAAGCAAACTGCCCCAGCAGCCTAGGTACCAGCCACAGCAACCCCAGCGGCCGCAACTGCCCCAGCAGCCAAGCAAACTGCCCCAGCAGCCAAGGTACCAGCCACAGCAACCCCAGCGGCCGCAGGTGCCCCAGCAGCCAAGCAAACTGCCCCAGCAGCCAAGGTACCAGCCACAGCAACCCCAGCGGCCGCAGGTGCCCCAGCAGCCAAGCAAACTGCCCCAGCAGCCTAGGTACCAGCCACAGCAACCCCAGCGGCCGCAGGTGCCCCAGCAGCCAAGCAAACTGCCCCAGCAGCCTAGGTACCAGCCACAGCAACCCCAGCGGCCGCAGGTGCCCCAGCAGCCTAGGTACCGGCCGCAGGTGCCCCAGCAGCCTAGGTACCAGCCACAGCAACCCCAGCGGCCGCAGGTGCCCCAGCAGCCTAGGTACCAGCCACAGCAACCCCAGCGGCCGCAGGTGCCCCAGCAGCCAAGCAAACTGCCCCAGCAGCCTAGGTACCCGCTCCAAAAACCCCAGCGGCCGCAGGTGCCCCAGCAGCCTAGGTACCCGCTCCAAAAACCCCAGCGGCCGCAGGTGCCCCAGCAGCCTAGGTACCCTTCCCAGCAGCGTA
- the LOC137173047 gene encoding uncharacterized protein isoform X2, whose translation MGFFIRWLLVSLLVVGGHQANAYRTGSAAYSGKYGDKEVPVPGYQPSSSFGSRGEQQQQVAESGYLPRQPRYLPQQPQVLRHLPQQPSYPLQQPQQPQVPQQPRYPSQLLSQLPQQPSYPPQQPQQPQVPQQPSYQPQQPQVPQQPSYQPQVPQVPQQPSYQPQVPQVPQQPSYQPQVPQVPQQPSYQPQVPQVPQQPSYQPQVPQVPQQPSKLPQQPRYQPQQPQRPQLPQQPSKLPQQPRYQPQQPQRPQVPQQPSKLPQQPRYQPQQPQRPQVPQQPSKLPQQPRYQPQQPQRPQVPQQPSKLPQQPRYQPQQPQRPQVPQQPRYRPQVPQQPRYQPQQPQRPQVPQQPRYQPQQPQRPQVPQQPSKLPQQPRYPLQKPQRPQVPQQPRYPLQKPQRPQVPQQPRYPSQQRRYPSQKPQRPQVPQQPRH comes from the exons ATGGGGTTTTTCATAAG ATGGTTGCTGGTGTCCCTGCTAGTTGTAGGAGGGCATCAAGCTAATG CTTACAGAACTGGATCAGCAGCCTACTCTGGGAAGTATGGTGACAAGGAAGTGCCAGTTCCAGGCTATCAACCATCAAGTAGCTTTGGCTCTAGAGGGGAACAACAGCAACAGGTGGCTGAGTCTGGTTACCTGCCCAGGCAACCTAGGTACCTGCCACAACAGCCACAGGTGCTACGCCATCTACCACAGCAACCCAGCTACCCACTCCAACAACCCCAGCAGCCACAGGTGCCTCAGCAACCTAGGTACCCTTCCCAGCTGCTAAGCCAACTACCTCAGCAGCCTAGCTACCCACCCCAGCAGCCGCAG CAGCCGCAGGTGCCCCAGCAGCCTAGTTACCAGCCCCAGCAGCCGCAGGTGCCCCAGCAGCCTAGTTACCAGCCCCAGGTGCCGCAGGTGCCCCAGCAGCCTAGTTACCAGCCCCAGGTGCCGCAGGTGCCCCAGCAGCCAAGTTACCAGCCCCAGGTGCCGCAGGTGCCCCAGCAGCCAAGTTACCAGCCCCAGGTGCCGCAGGTGCCCCAGCAGCCAAGTTACCAGCCCCAGGTGCCGCAG GTGCCCCAGCAGCCAAGCAAACTGCCCCAGCAGCCTAGGTACCAGCCACAGCAACCCCAGCGGCCGCAACTGCCCCAGCAGCCAAGCAAACTGCCCCAGCAGCCAAGGTACCAGCCACAGCAACCCCAGCGGCCGCAGGTGCCCCAGCAGCCAAGCAAACTGCCCCAGCAGCCAAGGTACCAGCCACAGCAACCCCAGCGGCCGCAGGTGCCCCAGCAGCCAAGCAAACTGCCCCAGCAGCCTAGGTACCAGCCACAGCAACCCCAGCGGCCGCAGGTGCCCCAGCAGCCAAGCAAACTGCCCCAGCAGCCTAGGTACCAGCCACAGCAACCCCAGCGGCCGCAGGTGCCCCAGCAGCCTAGGTACCGGCCGCAGGTGCCCCAGCAGCCTAGGTACCAGCCACAGCAACCCCAGCGGCCGCAGGTGCCCCAGCAGCCTAGGTACCAGCCACAGCAACCCCAGCGGCCGCAGGTGCCCCAGCAGCCAAGCAAACTGCCCCAGCAGCCTAGGTACCCGCTCCAAAAACCCCAGCGGCCGCAGGTGCCCCAGCAGCCTAGGTACCCGCTCCAAAAACCCCAGCGGCCGCAGGTGCCCCAGCAGCCTAGGTACCCTTCCCAGCAGCGTA